The genomic window CGCTACAGGCCAATGAAAAACCTGGAGCTCAGCACCGCTTTGTTTGCCTATACCCAGGGCAGGGATTTGGACGGAGTCAATTATGGCAGCAATATTTTGCTCGATTACCGCAATCGTCCCGGTGATTTCAACAATACCTTTCTGCAGGGCCGTAAGATCAGTGTGCTTTTAGGGGAGCTTAGCGCCAGCTACCAGTTCCGTCCGGGCTGGTACGTGGATATGCGCTACCTGGCCCGTCGGGAGAAAGCAAAGGAAACGGGCGAAAGCCTGTTCACCAATGATATGTTTGGGCTGGGGCTCAGGGTGAATACCGTGCCGAGAAATCATTTCTTCTAATGCATTCCTGAATGGCCGGAATCTATATCCATATCCCATTTTGCCGGCAGGCCTGCCATTACTGCAACTTCCACTTCTCGGTGTCGCAGCGGCATAAGGCGGAATTCCTTGATTGCCTGCTAAAGGAAATTGAAATGCGAAAGGATTTCTTTGGCAAGCCTCAGGATCAGGAAAAAAAATTTCGGCTCGAAAGCATTTACCTGGGTGGGGGCACGCCTTCCATTCTGCACCTTGAAGAGCTGAACAGCATCTTCGACCGCCTGTCGGAATTTTTCGATTATGATCAAAGCGCTGAGATCACCCTGGAGGCCAATCCCGATGACCTGAGTTTGGAAAAGCTGGCTGCGCTAAAGCAAACCCCCATCAATCGCCTGAGCATTGGCATTCAGTCTTTTTTTGCTGAGGACTTGGCCTATATGAATCGGGTGCATTCCCCCAAGCAGGCCACTGAGGCCATCGAAAACGCCCTGAAACTGGGTTTCAGCAATCTGACCATCGACCTGATCTATGGCACGCCCACGATGAATGACTTGCATTGGAAGGAAAACCTTCAACGGACCATTGATTTTGGCATTCAGCATATTTCAGCCTATGCCCTGACGGTTGAGCCCAAGACCGCGCTGGATGTCTTCATCCGCCGGGGGCAGGCCAAGCCGGTGGAGGAGGAGCAAAGCGCCCGGCAGTTTGAGATGATGGTGGAAATGCTGGCAGGGCAAGGTTATAAGCATTACGAGATTTCCAATTTTGCCCTTGGGGGGAAATATTCAAAACATAATCTATCCTACTGGACCGGTAAGCCCTACCTTGGCCTTGGCCCATCTGCACATAGCTTCCGCGGGACAGAGCGCTCGTGGAATCTGCCCAATACAACCAAATACATTCATTCCATTCAGAAAGGGCTACTGCTCCTTGAAAGCGAGCAGCTCAGCCCGGCCCAGCGCTACGACGAATACCTGATGACCTCACTCCGTACGATGTGGGGATGTGATATGATCAGAGTGAAGGAGGGATGGGGAGAAGAGAAGAGAAAAGAGCTTGAAAATCAATCCCTTCAGCTTATTGAACAAGGCTTAATGATTAGGAAGGATAGCCATCTTATCCTTACGGAGAAGGGAAGGCTGTTTGCGGACAGGATTGCGTCGGATTTATTTTGGGTGTAAAGGTTCAAGGTTTAAAGTTTAAGGTTCAAAGTTTAGGGCCATTCCAGAACCTTGAACCAGAAACCTTAAACCAAAAGGCCTTCCACAAAAAAACCGCCCAGGTCTGTCACCGGGGCGGTTTTTGTTTTCCCATAAGGGGATGGTTTTATTCAAATGAAAGCAAGGACTTTTTGATGATGTCCACGCATTCCATCAGTTGCTCTTCAGTGATGACCAGCGGGGGTGCGAAGCGGATGATGTCGCCATGGGTGGGCTTAGCAAGCAGTCCGTTTTCGGCCATCTTCAGGCAAACATCCCAGGCTTCCTTGCCGTTTTTGGGCGTAATGACGATGGCGTTGAGGAGGCCTTTGCCGCGAACCAGGGAGATCATATCGGTCTTAATGGCGCGAAGTTCCTTGCGCAGGATCTGTCCAAGGTGTTCTGCCCTTTCGGCCAGTTTTTCGTCCTTCACCACATCGAGTGCTGCCATGGCCACTTTGGCCGCCACGGGGTTGCCGCCAAAGGTTGAGCCGTGCTGTCCGGGCTTGATGACAAGCATGATGTCGTCGTTGGCCAGTACTGCAGACACCGGATAGATACCGCCGCTGATGGCTTTTCCAAGGATAAGGATGTCCGGCTTTACGCCTTCGTGATCACAAGCCAGCATTTTGCCAGTCCGGGCAATGCCTGTCTGTACTTCGTCGGCGATGTAAAGTACGTTGTGCTTCTTGCAAAGCTCATAGGTCTTTTTCAGGTAGCCTTCATCGGGGACAAACACGCCTGCTTCGCCCTGGATGGGTTCAAACAGGAAGCCTGCAACGTTGGGATCCTTGAGGGCTTCGGCCAGAGCATCCACATCGTTATAAGGAATGCGGATGAAGCCGGGGGTGAAGGGACCGTAATCACCATAGCCATCGGGGTCGTTGGAGAAGGACACGATGGTGGTGGTGCGTCCGTGGAAGTTGTTTTCGCAGACGACGATTTTTGCTTCGTTCTGGGTAATACCTTTCTTTTTGTAAGCCCACTTTCGGGTGAGCTTGATGGCGGTTTCAACGGCCTCGGCGCCGGTATTCATCGGCAGCACCTTGTCGAAGCCAAAGTATTCGGTCAAATATTTCTCATACACGCCCAGCACATTGTTGTGGAAAGCGCGTGAGGTAAGGGCCAGTGTTTTCGACTGCTCAATGAGGGCATCCACGATCTTTGGATGGCAGTGTCCCTGGTTTACTGCAGAATAGGCAGAGAGGAAGTCGTAATAACGCTTACCTTCCACGTCCCATACAAAGACGCCTTCACCGCGCTCGAGCACCACCGGCAGGGGGTGGTAATTGTGTGCACCGTGCTTGTCTTCCAGCTCAATGGCTTGCTTTGATGTAATCTTACCGGTCGTCGTACGCATAACAGTTCTTTTGATATTAAAAAGTGTTTGAATGGTATAATTTGATTTTTGGTTATTCGTGGAAAAATATGCCGCAAATA from Bacteroides sp. includes these protein-coding regions:
- the hemW gene encoding radical SAM family heme chaperone HemW; translated protein: MAGIYIHIPFCRQACHYCNFHFSVSQRHKAEFLDCLLKEIEMRKDFFGKPQDQEKKFRLESIYLGGGTPSILHLEELNSIFDRLSEFFDYDQSAEITLEANPDDLSLEKLAALKQTPINRLSIGIQSFFAEDLAYMNRVHSPKQATEAIENALKLGFSNLTIDLIYGTPTMNDLHWKENLQRTIDFGIQHISAYALTVEPKTALDVFIRRGQAKPVEEEQSARQFEMMVEMLAGQGYKHYEISNFALGGKYSKHNLSYWTGKPYLGLGPSAHSFRGTERSWNLPNTTKYIHSIQKGLLLLESEQLSPAQRYDEYLMTSLRTMWGCDMIRVKEGWGEEKRKELENQSLQLIEQGLMIRKDSHLILTEKGRLFADRIASDLFWV
- the rocD gene encoding ornithine--oxo-acid transaminase — translated: MRTTTGKITSKQAIELEDKHGAHNYHPLPVVLERGEGVFVWDVEGKRYYDFLSAYSAVNQGHCHPKIVDALIEQSKTLALTSRAFHNNVLGVYEKYLTEYFGFDKVLPMNTGAEAVETAIKLTRKWAYKKKGITQNEAKIVVCENNFHGRTTTIVSFSNDPDGYGDYGPFTPGFIRIPYNDVDALAEALKDPNVAGFLFEPIQGEAGVFVPDEGYLKKTYELCKKHNVLYIADEVQTGIARTGKMLACDHEGVKPDILILGKAISGGIYPVSAVLANDDIMLVIKPGQHGSTFGGNPVAAKVAMAALDVVKDEKLAERAEHLGQILRKELRAIKTDMISLVRGKGLLNAIVITPKNGKEAWDVCLKMAENGLLAKPTHGDIIRFAPPLVITEEQLMECVDIIKKSLLSFE